Below is a window of Clostridiales bacterium DNA.
CATCCTGGTCCGGCAGAACCGTCTTCGCGAGCGCGGCGGATGCGGACAGGGCAAGTGCAAGGATCAGGATCAGGGAAATCAGTTTCTTCATGGGAAAGCCTCCTTCGGTTTCAGTGTTCCGGACAAATAACGACAGGGGCAGGCGGTTTGTTCCCGCCCGGCGGGACTTTGGTCCTGCCGGCGTCCTGATTATATACCCTCCGGCCGGAAAAATTAACTTTGGCACAAGGTTGCGGCCCGGGGATAGAAGACAGGAATACCGTCTTTTTTTGTCTATGGGAATATGGTATGATTTGGAAGTATATTCTGATGAACACCGTATTTCCGGGGGGAAGACTGCCTGCGCAGGCTGACCGAGCCGGTCGGTTTCCGGAGCAGCATGGAATACCGGCTGAAGACGGCGTATTCAGGAAAAAGGAGGGTGGAGCGGAATGAGCAGCAGGGAAGAAATCGTATGCGGCTTTTACGGACAGGGAGATGAGGACAGCCGACTGAAACGGAGCCGCCACGGCCAGCTGGAGTACTTCACCACCATGGCATATATCCACCGCTATGCAAATCCGAACTCCAGGGTGCTGGAAGTCGGCGCGGGCACCGGCCGGTATTCCATTGCGCTGGCGAAGGAGGGCATGCGTGTTTCCGCGGTGGAGCTGGTGGAGGAAAACCTTGCGGTCCTGCGGGAAAACAGCCGGAGAATGGACAATATCGAGTCCTTTCAGGGCGATGCCGTCGACCTGGGCCGGTTCGCGGACAACACCTTTGATGTGACGCTGGTCCTGGGTCCCATGTACCACATCTATGAACCGAAAGACGTAAACAGCGCCCTCGATGAAGCCATCCGCGTGACAAAGCCGGGCGGAGTGATCCTGTTCGCGTTCATTTCAGTGTTCGGCATCATGTACGCGAACTATTTCCAGGGCAACTGGGCGGCCGGCCAGGAGGAGAACTTCGACGCGGATTACAGGATCCGCCATTTCAAGGAACAGCTGTTCACCGGATATGACGTGCCGGAGTTTGAACAGCTGTTTGAAAGCAAGCCTGTTGAATGGATCACGACGGCAGGAACGGACGGAATGGTGGAATCCATCGAAGACCGGGAGGATTTCCGGATTCCGGATGAGGACTTTGAGGCGTTTGCCGCCTGGTACCTGCATTTTGCCGAGAAGCGGGAACTGCTGGGAGCGACGAATCATCTGCTGTATATCTGCCGGAAGAAATAAAAAACCGAACGGAGGGACGGTTCCTTTCGTTCGGTAAAACCACGCAGGCGGAAAAGATTATTCCGCCTGTTTTCTTTTTCCCCGGATATTCAGGAGGATGACGGCGGAGAGGATCAGGATGATTCCGATCCCGGAGACGAGGGTCAGCTTCTCGGAGAAGAACAGGATTCCGACCAGGGTTGCCACCATCGGTTCAATCGTCGCGAGAATGCCGGCCCGGCTGGCTTCCACGGTGTTCAGGCCGAGCGTGTAGGCCAGGAAGGGAATGACGGCGGTCACCAGGGCGGTAAGGCCGCAGTCGAGCAGCAGCGGAAGCAGGTCCGGCGCGGCGCTGAATTTCGCGGTCATATCCGCCGGTCCGCAGACCAGCCAGGAACCGGCGGCCGCAAACAGGAAAGCATAGGCGGTCACTTTATAGGGGGAATACTTCCGGAGGGCAACTGTCCCTAGGATACTGTACAGGCCGTAGCCGATACCGGAGCCCAGGCCGACCAGCAGGCCGGTGAGGGTGATCCCTTCGCCGGAAATCCCGGAAACCAGCACACAGCCGGCAAAGGCCAGCGCCAGGGCCAGCAGTTTTTTTCCGTTCAGCTTTTCCCGGAAGAACAGGACGGACATCAGCATGATCCAGATCGGGGAGGTATAGAGCAGGATGGCCGCGGTGGACAGCGGCATCATCGTGATGGCGGTGAAGTAGCAGACTGTAAAGAAAAGGATGCTTCCGAAGCCCAGGGCCAGGAATAGGGGAAGGTCCCGAAGCGCGATCCGGAAGCCGGAACGGTCTTTGATCAGCAGCAGGATGCTGAAGAACAGCGCAGCAAGCGTCACGCGGATGCAGACAATCTGGGCGGAGGTGAAGCCGTATGTTCCGAGCTGCCGGACAAAGATTCCCATGCTGCCCCAGAAGCAGCCCGCCAGGATAATCAGCAGGGGACCGATATTCCGTTTGTTCTTCTCCGCCATTTCAGCAATCACCGAAACCTTTCATTACATTCCCGGATATTATGCATGAACCGGTTACCGATTTCAACTGTGAAAAAAGCAAATTCCATTGATGCCGGAATGCCCGGCAGCCGCGGCTTCCGCTTGTACTCCTATAAAATCCATGGTAATATTGGGTTACAGGATTGCGAGGTAATGCATATGAAGATTTCCACCAAAGGCCGCTATGCCCTCCGCATGCTGCTCGATCTCGCGGAGCATCAGCAGAACGGCTTTATTTCCCTGAACGAGGTCGCGAAACGCCAGGATATTTCCAAGAAATACCTGGAGCAGATCATCCCGATTTTCAACAACACCGACGTGCTGCGGACCAGCCGCGGCCCCCAGGGCGGCTATATGCTGGCCAAATCTCCCGACAAATATACCGTCGGAGAAATCCTGCGCATTACGGAGGGCTCTCTGGCCCCGGTGGACTGCGCCGCCCAGGATCCGGTCGAGTGCGCCCGCGGCGCTGAATGCGTGATGCTTCCGGTATGGCAGGGACTGAACAAGGTGATTAATGATTACCTGGACAGTATCACCCTGCAGGATATCCTGGACAGGGAACAGGACCGGTACGCGAACGACTATATCATCTGACCGGGTTCTGGGACATTATTCATTTGTTTTCTTTTCCATTTCAGAGATCAGCCGGTGAAAAACACCGGCGCTTTTTTCTGCCCAAAAAGAGAAGAATGTGGTATGATAGGGGATAGAAACTGACTGGAAAACAACCATCGTCCATTTCTGCGACGCGCGGGGTTCCTGGTTCTGCGAATCGGACTGGATGCTGAAAAGGGAGGTTTATATGATGACGGAGGAAATGAAAAACTGCTCTTATTGCTCGGAGGGCGTGCTGCTGGACGCGTTCGGAATCAAGATCGGCGAACTGCCGATGTCCAAGGTGATCCTGTTTAAGGAACAGAGCCACCGCGGCCGGGTGATCGTTGCCTGCAAAAAACACGTGGACGATATCACCATGCTGACCGGGGAAGAACGGAAACAGTATATGGATGACGTCTCCCATGTGGCGGAGATTCTCCATGAGCTTTTCCATCCGGACAAGATCAACTTCGGCGCGTACGGCGATACCATGCATCACCTCCACTTCCACCTGGTTCCGAAATATAAGGACGGCTTTGAGTGGGGCGGCGTGTTTGCCATGAATCCCAAGGCGGTTACGCTCACGCAGGAAGAGTACGATGAGCTGGTCCGCATGATCCGGGAGAAGCTGTAATACAGCATGCCGCGGAATAATCGGCAGCACGATCCATACAAGGTTGAGCAGCAAGGGAGCATCTGGATATGAAAGTACTGGTTCTGAACGGATCCCCCCGTCCGGATGGCGATACGGCCTGTATCCTGCAGCTCCTGAAGGAAAAACTGCCATGTGATACGGTTTTTGAATTCCTGAATGCTTTTGAAGCCGATATCCGGCCATGCGATGACTGCAGGTATTGCTGGGAAAACGAGGGCTGCCGTATCCATGACCGGATGGATATGATCTGGAAAGATGATTACGATGTTCTGGTACTGGCCTCGCCCCTGTATATGTCTTTCGTGACCCCGCCGCTCTTTTCGATTATCAGCAGGCTGAATGTGATCTGGAGCAATCGGTATTTCCTGAAAACTCCCGGCAGACTGAAACCGAAGAAGGGTATCCTCATCCTGACAGGCGGAGGGGACGGGTCCCCGGATCCTGCGATCCGTATTGCAAAGACAGCATTCAGATTCCTGAATGTACAGTTCGATCCGGCTTTGGATTATATACGGTCGCTCCATACAAACCGTGTCCCGGTCCGGGAAGACCCGGAAACGGCCGGACAGGCAGATGCGGCGGTCCGGCATTTGATTGGGGAGGTGCATGGATCATGATTGCGCTGGCTTGTGACCATCATGGAATTGCCCTGAAGCATGAATTGATGAAAATGCTGGATGAGATGGGGCTGGAATGGAAGGATTTCGGCACCTTTGACGTGAACAGCAAGGATGATTATCCGGTGTACGGATATAAAGCGGCCAAAGCGGTGGCGTCCGGGGAATGCGACCGGGGGATCCTGCTCTGCGGCACCGGGATGGGAATCAGCATTGCAGCCGGGAAAGTCCCGGGGATCCGGGTGTGTACCTGCAGCGACGTATACAGCGCTGAGATGAGCAAGCGCCATAACAACAGCAATGTCCTGACGATGGGGGCCTTGGTTGTGGGCACAGAGCAGGCGAAAATGATCGCCCGGCACTGGCTGACGGCTGAATTTGAGGGCGGCCGCCATCAGCGGCGGATTGATATGATCACCCGGATCGAGAACGGGGAAGAACCGGAAGCATAATATCAGCCGGTCAGCAAACCGGTATTTCAGGAAGGCATCGGATGAATAACGAAAAAAACTTTGGGGCGACTTTTGATACCGTAGCAGCGGACTACGATCAAATCCGCCCCGGATATGTCAGCGATATTTACAGCACAATCTTCGATTATATTCCGATCGGAGAAAACTCACGGGTTATTGAAGTCGGAAGCGGAACCGGCCAGGCCACAGAGCCTGTGCTGAAAACCGGCTGTGAACTGACGGCAGTCGAATACGGCGTGAACCTGTCGGAAGTACTGAAGGCGAAGTTCAGGGATTATCAGAACTTCCATGTTGTGACTGCCAGGTTTGAAGATGCTGAACTCGAAGAGGATGCATACGACCTTGTTTTCTCTGCAACGGCATTCCACTGGGTGCCGGAAGAGATCGGATATCCAAAACTGTATTCGATCCTGAAAAAAGGCGGTGCTTTTGCCCGCTTTGCCAACCGCCCCAGGAACTGCAGGGACAATCCGGAGCTTGGCGCGGAGATCCAGGAGCTGTACAGCGATTACTATGACCGGCATCACGGAGCCAGATCAGGAACCAAAGCCTGGTTTACGGAGGAAAAAGCAAAGGAGATCTCCCGGATTCCCGAAAAATATGGTTTTACAGATATCCGGTACCATCTGTTCTATCGGGAAAGAGTATTGACGGCCCGGGAATACATTCAGCTTCTTGGCACCTACTCGGATCACATCGCAATCGGGGAGGAGATCAGGAACGAATTCTTCTCGAAAATCGGGGAAGCGATCAACCGCCATGGGGGAACAATTACCATCAACGATACACTGGACCTGGAACTGGCAAGAAAGTAAAAAAAATGCTGAGCAGGAAGAAGGTTGAACAATGACGGTTGGTTTTGTCATCTGGAGCATTGTGTTCCTGATGCTTGTGGGTATCGGAATCTGGACGTGGAGATCAGATAAGGCCGCAGGCTTTTTTGCCGGCACAAAACCGCCGGAAGTTACGGATATCCGGAAATATAACCATTCCGTGGCGGTCCTGTGGTTTGCCTATGCGGTTCTGTTTGAACTGCTTGGGCTTCCGCTCCTCTTCCTGAAGCAGAATTCAGCGGGGTTCCTGGGATCCATTCTGGGTGTGCCGGTAATCTCGATTGCGCTGATGATCGTTTATCACCGGATTCTCCGCAAATACGAAAAGAAAAAGTGAGGAATCCATGGGAATCCTGATATGCGGGCTGAACGGAGCCGGAAAAAGCACCCTGGGCAGAATACTGGCGGACCGGATGGGATATGAGTTCATCGACAATGAGGATCTCTATTTCCCGAAGGAAGATCCAAACTATATGTTCTTCGGCCCGAGGAGCGAGGAAGAAGTGGTCCGGCTCCTGGAAGAAAAGATCACCGCGAACAACCGGTTCATCTTTGCGGCTGTCCGGGGAAATTACGGCGATAAGCTGGTATCGTCGCTGGATCATATTGTTTATATTGAGGTTCCGAAGCAGGTCCGCGGACAGCGCGTCCGGGACCGCTCGTATCAGAAATTCGGAGACCGGATGCTCCCCGGCGGGGACCTGTTTGAAAAGGAAAACAAGTGGTTTTCACTGACGGACAGCAGAACCGATGACTATGTGACGGACTGGCTGGAGCAGGCGGATTGTCCGGTAATCCGGATTGACGGGACGCGGCCGGTCGAAGAGAACGCGGATTATCTGGTTTCGGTGCTGTCAGAATGATCTGCCGATTGGATTATCGGCATTTGCAGCAGGAGGCATAGTCACATGAAGCAATGGGCGAAAAGGGTTGTCCTGTTCGGCGTGGACGGAGCCGGCACTTTTTTTGAGCAGACTCCCACCCCCAACATTGACCGTATCTTCCGCAACGGAGCCGTCTGCCGGCGCGCGCTGACCGAACTGCCGTCCATCAGCGCGGAATGCTGGGGAAGTATCCTGCACGGGGTGGACTGCCGCCGCCACGGGCTGACCAACTGGGCCACGGGCAAGCGGACATTTCCGACCGATTCGCCCTATCCGTCCGTGTTCCGGGTAATCCGGGAAAACCGGCCGGATGCGGAAATGGCTTCCTTCTGCGAATGGGGAAACGTCAACTACGGCATCATTGAGAACAATCTCGGCGTATATGAGGTCAACGCTGAGGGCGATGAGCTGATCCAGGCCGCCGTGGACTATATCAACGGGCACGATTTTACCCTGATCTACTTCCATTTCGATATTCCGGACGGGGCGGGCCATGCCCACGGTTACGGCTCGCCAGAGCACCTGGCTTCGATCACGCTGGCGGACAGCTGGATCGGCCGGGTCACGGAGGCAATTGAAAAGCGCGGCTGGCTGGAGGATACCCTGCTGCTGGTAGAGCCTGACCATGGCGGTACCCCGCCGGACGAACACGGCCGGGGCAGCCACGGCGGAGACAGTGACGCGGAGAAGTATGTGTGCTTCTTCGCCGCGGGCGGAGGCGCGCAGCACACGGAACTGCACGACATGCTGACGCGGGATACTGCGCCGGCTATCCTGCATGCTCTCGGCCTCCCGATTCCCGATACCTGGAACAGCCGGGTGCCGGGCGGCCTGTTTGCCGATGTGCCGGAGAACCTGCCCCGCCCGGAGGGACTGCCCGTCCAGGTGGAGGAGCTGAAGCTGAAGAAGGAGTACGGGCGCTTTGAGGAAGAGCTGGCCGGGCTGAAACCCGCACTGCACCTTCCGTTCTCCACGCCCGACGCCCTTCCGGAGGGTACGGAACGCATGGGCAAGCTGTACCTGGTGGACGGCCTGCGCGAAAAGGCCATGCGCTTCGATGACGGCGCGCTCCGCATCCCCTGCCCGCTGGAAGGCGGCAGTGTTTCGTTTACCGCCTGGCTGCGCCTGGACGCGGTGGAAAACAGGATGCCCGTGCTGAGCGTCCGCTGCGCGGAGGACGGGTCGTCCTGGATCTGCATCGCGGCAACGGGTGAGGACCATCTGGTGCTGTCAGTCAAGCTGCGCGGCGTCAATAAACCCCGGCATATGGAGGTTGCCCTTCCGGCCAAAAGGACAGGAACCTGGATCTTTGCGGCGGGCTCCTTTGACGCGGAAGCGGGAACCGCGGGCTTCTCCATCAACTTTGAACCCGTCATGCACCAGCTGCTGCCCGGCAGGGAGATCATGGGCGAAGGCGAAAAAGCACAGCTCCTGCTGGGTATTGACGACCTCAGCACGGATGAACAGCGCTTCCCGGGTGAGCTGGAGGACGTGTGCGTATACAACAAAGCGCTGACGGATGAGGATATCGCGAAGCTGAAGGCATATTATCTGGGGTAAAACTATGCGAATTGGATTGGTTTCATATCGGTGTGAAAACCGGAACATTGCATTCAATATGAGCCAGATTGAGCTTGCAATGAAACGCGCGGAAGGAAATGCGGAAATGCTTTGCTTCGGCGAGGCGTTTCTGCAGGGCTTTGACGCTCTGTGCTGGGATTATGATGCCGATAAGGAAATTGCGCTTGAGCTTTCATCGGAAACCATAACCCGGCTGAAGAACTGGACGGTTCAATACGGTATTTCCCTGGCAACAGGTTATATTGAGAGGGACGGGGAAAAGCTGTATTCATCCTGCGTTGTCATTTCGGAGGGCAGGATCATCCATAACTACAGGCGCATCTCAAAAGGCTGGAAAGAATACTCCAGGACAGACGGACATTATTGCGAGGGTGATCAGACGGGAACATTCCGGCTCCACGGGAAAGAAATGATGATTACACTTTGCGGCGATCTCTGGGACTTTCCGGACCGGTTTCGGACAGAACATCTCCTGCTCTGGCCTGTATATGTCAACTACACGGTTGAGGAATGGAATTCCGGCGCGCTTGATGAATATGCGGTACAGTCGGCGCTGGCAGCGAACGACGTTCTGATGATCAATCCGATTGACAATGATCCTGTAAATCACGGCGGCTCCTTCCGCTTTCATCACGGAAAGACCATTGCAAGGATCCCGTTTGACCAGGAAGAAATACTGATAGTGGATATTCCGTAGCAAAACTGACAGGTGCTGTCCTGATCGCTACTGGTTGATTATATTGAACAAGGAGGCATATTGATGGAAATTGCATTCCAGGTTGTCAGCGTGATCCTGATTATCGGAGCGGTACTTCTGTTCTGGAAAAAGAATTCCGGGAATTCCGTGATTACAAACTTCCAGAAAGCACTGGTTGTTTTCCAGATTGTACTGTGCGGCGGTTTCTTTGCCCTGTGCGTTTCCGACGTGCTGGATATCCGGGTGAATTTCTCGGCTGTACGCGTGTCCCTGAATGTTTTTTATGCGCTGGTGTTTCTTTCCCTGACAGCATTCGCCCTGTCGGGTTTGGAACAAAAAAAGCAAAAGTATATGCGGTTGATTGTCTGCTTATGTGCCGCATTGATTGCGATGCAGTGCTTTGTTTTTCCGTATGATGCGAAAAATGAGTTTATGCGGATTTGCGAAGCGGTTGAAGGGATTGCTGTTTTCACCATGCTGATCGTGCTGGCAACACAGATCAACAATGAGAAATATGGCCAAAGCGCCCTGTTTGTGATCATTCTTCTTGAGATTGCAGTCGCTGTATTCAACACCGTGCAGCCGATGGCCTCCATCACAGAGGATATCCAGAGCATCGATATCCCGATGAATTATCTGGCGCTGTATATGCGGCCTGTCATATTCGCCTCTCTTGCGTTGGTTTACCGCACCTGGATGGATCTGTACAAAGCCGGAAAACCGGAAGCGGAAATGTGACAATCCTGCCGGGTATGAAGACCGGGAAACAATAAGGTGGCTGTTGCCGTGAATTCGGTTATGAAGGATGTATCGGGTCTATGTGGGATGGACGGCGCGCCTGCCGGATACATTAAGGGGATTAGAAACGATGTCGAACCGTAAAGCAGTGGTTCTGGATATGACAAAAGGAAACGCCGTCAGGATGATCCTGACTTTCGCGATTCCGCTGTTTATCGGAAACATCTTCCAGCAGGTCTATTCCATGGTGGATACCATGGTGGCCGGATACTGCCTGGGGGATCAGGCGATTGCTGCGATCGGATCAACATCCTCCCTGTACGGGCTGGTGATTGACCTGGCATGGGGATTGAACAGCGGCTTTGCGCTGATCGTGACGCAGGCCTTTGGCGCCCACGAGCGGTGGAAAATCCGAAAAGCCATCGGGCATATGATGGTACTGGACGGAATTATTGCGGCTGCTCTGGCAATTCCCGCACTGATCTTCCTCCCGTCGTTGATGCGGCTGATGAATACGCCTGAAAGTATCTTTGATCAGGCATACAGCTATATGGTGGTGATTATTGCGGGCTTGCCGGCAACCATCTGCTATAACATGTTTGCCGGAATCCTGCGGGCCTTCGGGAACAGCAGAACACCGCTGTATTTCCTGATATTCTCCAGTGTTCTGAATATCGCTCTGGATCTGCTTTTTGTGGCGGTGTTCCAGATGGGTGTGGGCGGCGCTGCGTTGGCAACGGTTGCGGCGCAGGTTGTTTCAGGCGTTCTGGCAGGCATCCATGTATATCACAGCTACTGCGATATGCTGCCGGCGAAGGAAGATTTCAGGCTGGAAAAAGGACTGACAAAAGAAATGCTGGCCACCGGCACAGCGATGGGATTTATGTACAGTCTTGTGGATCTGGGCTCCGTGGTATTCCAGGGGGCGTCGAATGCCCTTGGCGATATATATATTGCGGCTCATACTGCTGCCCGGCGGATCATCAACATTCTGATGCAGCCCATGAGCGGCTTGATGAATGCTTCAGGCACCTTTGTTGGTCAGAATTGGGGCGCGAAGCAGAAGCAGAGAATCCGGGACACACTGAAAAAAATCATGGGGATGCAGATTGCCTGGGGATTGTTTTCCTGCCTGATCGTATATCTCTTCGGACAAGCAATCATCCGGTTTGTGACCGGAACGCAGAGCGAAGAAATCCTGGACAACGCAGTCATGAGCCTGCGCATCCATTTTCCCTTCTTCCCGGTATTGGGCGTTTTGCTGGCAATGCGGGTCAGCATGCAAAGTATGGGGCAGAAGACTGCACCGGTGGTCTCCAGCGTTATTGAACTGCTGATGAAGATAATTGCTGCCCTGTGGATGATTCCTGCATTCGGGTTTGTCGGGGTCTGCGTGACAGAGCCGGTCACCTGGGCGATTATGACAGCTTTCCTGATAACTGTTTATCTGGTGAAAACCCAAAAGATACTGGCAGACTGATGGTAAGAACCAGGGTGTGTAAAAACCAGACTGATGCAGGGAGAACCGGAACATAAGGGCGCTGCACCGGTGGGTATTGACCATAAAGTGGAGGATAAGGGATGACAGCAAAAGACTACATTACCAGACCAAAGATGATTCTTTTTGACTATGGTGGAACACTGCTATGTGAACCTGAATGGGATATGCTTCGAGGTGAGAGAGCCATTTTTGAACATATTGTTGCCAATCCGCATCACTATACACCAGAAGAACTTTGCTCATGGGAAAAAGAATACTTTCAGTCACTTCAAAATGTCAGAGACTTAGGGGCAGAGCCTACAGAAATTCAGATGCTGCGACTCAAATATGAGCTTCACGGAATAAAACTGGATATCCCATATGATGAAGCTGAATATATCTTCTGGGATCATACGGCTCCGATGTCAGAAAAATGCTTGTACCCCAATATTCGTGAATTGTTAATCTATCTACATGATAACAGTATTCGCACGGGAGTTATAAGTAATATCGGCTGGACAGGATCAGCATTACGACGGAGAATCAACACACTTCTTCCGGATCATCATTTTGAGTTTATTCTTGCTTCCAGTGATTACGGATTGAGGAAGCCAGATAAAAGACTGTTTCAGGTGGCCTTGGAAAAGGCTGCGCTGAAACCAGATGATGTCTGGTTCTGTGGAGACACATTCGATAAGGATATAGAAGGCGCTCATGCTGCTGGGATACACGCTGTTCTCTATCAAGGATCTGCTGATGGCAGTGCGAGGCGGCTTTTTCAAAATAATAGTAATACACATATTCCAATGATTTTGGACTGGAACGATTTCATTGAGATTCTAAAAAGCATTATGTAGAACTATTTGAGCGGCATTTACCGAGGTGATTGTTGTGAAAGTATTAAGCTTGACAGAGCCATACGCAACATTGGTCAAAAAAGGATTCAAAACCATAGATACACGGAGTTGGAAAACAAGATATCGAGGTAAATTATATATTCATGCCAGTTCAACGCGCATACCCAAGGATTACCGTGAAAATCAGGAACTGATGTCCCTTGTTGATCTACAGGAATTGAATTATGGGAATATTATCTGCGTTTGTGAACTGAATGACTGCATTTTGATGACAGATTCTTTCGTTGAAGAAATCAGAAAAAACCAAAGCGAGTTTGTTTCAGGAGTATATGCACCAGGAAGATATGCTTGGATTTTTAAAAACATTACTGTTCTGGATCATCCAATTCCTGCTAAGGGGCATCTTGGCTTATGGGATTTTGATTATTTGTGATAAACTTGACAAACATAAATACCATGATTTGAGGTTTTTCGCCACCCTGTTTACATCGAATCCGCCACCTCGTTTACATCGAAAGTTTGGGATATTAGGTGAACCGTCACTTTGCCCGCGCCGAACTTTGTGTACGGCAAATGAGTACCCCCGGACGCGGGCAAAAAGAAAGAGAAGCCTGATTTCTCAAGCTTCTCGTGTGGTGGTGACAGTTGGACTCGAACCAACGGTCTCCCTTCGGTCGGTCAGCTTCGCAATCAGGTCGAACCAACGTCCGCAACCTCAATGGTCGTGACTCCACACTGTGGAGATCACTCCCTTTCGGTTGAGAAAGCCACCGACGAGATTCCCGCCACTGGCGGTCGTCGGTGGCTTTCCCCCATGATGTGAACCTGTTCACATCATGGGACCGTTCGTTCGGAACCAAGATGCGATCATACAAAAATCAGGACCGCCATAAAGGCGGTCCTGATTTTTGTGTGGTGACAGTTGGACTCGAACCAACGACCCCATCGATGTGAACGATGTGCTCTACCGACTGAGCCATGCCACCGGGAACAGACGATATTATACACGAAGGGGAGGGATTGGTCAAGGCGAAATTTTCAGTTACGCGTTCTGGAAAACGTTGGAGTAAATCCGGCCGCGGACGGGGGTGACGCCGCACTGCTCGAAAAGCTGCGGGACGGTGAGGAATTCAAAGCCGCGCTTCTTCAGTTCGGGGATGACCACCTTCAGGGCTTCCACGGTGTTGACGTTGCCGGTCATGTCGTGCAGGAGGTAGATGACGCCGTCGGCGGCGATATTCAGCATCCGGCGGATGCGTTCTTCGGCGGAAACTTCGGGAACCCAGTCCTCACAGCCGATACCGGAAATGAAGGTAAGGTCCACCGCGTCAAACAGCGAAGGGCTGATGGAGATGAAGGGCGGACGGAAGAAGCGGGGGCTTTCCCCGGTCACGGCGGCGATCTTCTCCGAGCAGACGCGGATCTCTTCCCGGACTTCTTCGGCCGGCATATCGGCCATCGGCCGGTGGGTGATGGAGTGGTTTTCGATATCACAGCCCAGCGAAACGGCACGGCGGATCTGGCCTTCCGTTTCCGGGGAGATGTTGTTTGCGATCAGGAAAAATGACGCGGGAATATGATGCTCCTCCAGGAGATCCAGCACCTGGGGTGTGGTGATGTTGTTGGGGCCGTCGTCGAAGCTCAGCGCGATACGCACGGGGAGCACCTCCTCGGAAGGTTGCTTTCTGTTATTATATGTCGGTGTGCGGCAACATGGGGAATTATATCGGACGGCATGGAAATTGTAAAGGCGCTTTCTTGACAGGGAACGGGCGGAACGATAGAATGTTAGGGCACTCAGGAGCCGGATAGTCCGGCACAGACGAAAGAAACGGGGTGAACGGGATGAAAGCGGATTTTCGGAAGACGATGGAAGCGCTGGACAGCGTTTCCACGGAGAAACTGCTTTCCTGTGCCCATTCCTGCCCGCCGCCGGACCGGAGGAAGATCGTCCGGGTGATCAAGGATTTCCAGGCGGTTCTTTTCCCACTGTGCTTCCGCCGGGATGATCCGGATATGGCGGATGAGGTGCTGCTGGGAAGGGGCCTGCATGCCCTGGAACAGCAGATCAGCGTCGCCCTGTGCTTTTCCGGGAAAGAACGCCAGGAGGCTGTGGAGGAAGCCGCGGAAGCATGCGAAACCTTTGCGGCCCGGCTGGCTCCGGTGAAGGAGTTGCTGCTGAAGGATATCGAGGCACTGTACGAAGGCGACCCCGCGGCGAAATGCCGGGAAGAGGTCATGATTTCCTATCCGGGCTTCTACGCGGTTTCCATCTACCGGATGGCGCATGAACTGTACAGCCTG
It encodes the following:
- a CDS encoding alkaline phosphatase family protein encodes the protein MKQWAKRVVLFGVDGAGTFFEQTPTPNIDRIFRNGAVCRRALTELPSISAECWGSILHGVDCRRHGLTNWATGKRTFPTDSPYPSVFRVIRENRPDAEMASFCEWGNVNYGIIENNLGVYEVNAEGDELIQAAVDYINGHDFTLIYFHFDIPDGAGHAHGYGSPEHLASITLADSWIGRVTEAIEKRGWLEDTLLLVEPDHGGTPPDEHGRGSHGGDSDAEKYVCFFAAGGGAQHTELHDMLTRDTAPAILHALGLPIPDTWNSRVPGGLFADVPENLPRPEGLPVQVEELKLKKEYGRFEEELAGLKPALHLPFSTPDALPEGTERMGKLYLVDGLREKAMRFDDGALRIPCPLEGGSVSFTAWLRLDAVENRMPVLSVRCAEDGSSWICIAATGEDHLVLSVKLRGVNKPRHMEVALPAKRTGTWIFAAGSFDAEAGTAGFSINFEPVMHQLLPGREIMGEGEKAQLLLGIDDLSTDEQRFPGELEDVCVYNKALTDEDIAKLKAYYLG
- a CDS encoding carbon-nitrogen hydrolase family protein, encoding MSQIELAMKRAEGNAEMLCFGEAFLQGFDALCWDYDADKEIALELSSETITRLKNWTVQYGISLATGYIERDGEKLYSSCVVISEGRIIHNYRRISKGWKEYSRTDGHYCEGDQTGTFRLHGKEMMITLCGDLWDFPDRFRTEHLLLWPVYVNYTVEEWNSGALDEYAVQSALAANDVLMINPIDNDPVNHGGSFRFHHGKTIARIPFDQEEILIVDIP
- a CDS encoding MATE family efflux transporter, with translation MSNRKAVVLDMTKGNAVRMILTFAIPLFIGNIFQQVYSMVDTMVAGYCLGDQAIAAIGSTSSLYGLVIDLAWGLNSGFALIVTQAFGAHERWKIRKAIGHMMVLDGIIAAALAIPALIFLPSLMRLMNTPESIFDQAYSYMVVIIAGLPATICYNMFAGILRAFGNSRTPLYFLIFSSVLNIALDLLFVAVFQMGVGGAALATVAAQVVSGVLAGIHVYHSYCDMLPAKEDFRLEKGLTKEMLATGTAMGFMYSLVDLGSVVFQGASNALGDIYIAAHTAARRIINILMQPMSGLMNASGTFVGQNWGAKQKQRIRDTLKKIMGMQIAWGLFSCLIVYLFGQAIIRFVTGTQSEEILDNAVMSLRIHFPFFPVLGVLLAMRVSMQSMGQKTAPVVSSVIELLMKIIAALWMIPAFGFVGVCVTEPVTWAIMTAFLITVYLVKTQKILAD
- a CDS encoding HAD family hydrolase, with the translated sequence MTAKDYITRPKMILFDYGGTLLCEPEWDMLRGERAIFEHIVANPHHYTPEELCSWEKEYFQSLQNVRDLGAEPTEIQMLRLKYELHGIKLDIPYDEAEYIFWDHTAPMSEKCLYPNIRELLIYLHDNSIRTGVISNIGWTGSALRRRINTLLPDHHFEFILASSDYGLRKPDKRLFQVALEKAALKPDDVWFCGDTFDKDIEGAHAAGIHAVLYQGSADGSARRLFQNNSNTHIPMILDWNDFIEILKSIM
- a CDS encoding ASCH domain-containing protein, giving the protein MKVLSLTEPYATLVKKGFKTIDTRSWKTRYRGKLYIHASSTRIPKDYRENQELMSLVDLQELNYGNIICVCELNDCILMTDSFVEEIRKNQSEFVSGVYAPGRYAWIFKNITVLDHPIPAKGHLGLWDFDYL
- a CDS encoding polysaccharide deacetylase family protein; the protein is MLPVRIALSFDDGPNNITTPQVLDLLEEHHIPASFFLIANNISPETEGQIRRAVSLGCDIENHSITHRPMADMPAEEVREEIRVCSEKIAAVTGESPRFFRPPFISISPSLFDAVDLTFISGIGCEDWVPEVSAEERIRRMLNIAADGVIYLLHDMTGNVNTVEALKVVIPELKKRGFEFLTVPQLFEQCGVTPVRGRIYSNVFQNA